The Sesamum indicum cultivar Zhongzhi No. 13 linkage group LG2, S_indicum_v1.0, whole genome shotgun sequence genome contains a region encoding:
- the LOC105178053 gene encoding L-ascorbate oxidase homolog, whose product MAPLLKLAVVFACFAIAAAESPYRFYTWNVTYGTIYPLGVPQQGILINGQFPGPDIYSVTNDNIIVNVFNSLDEPFLIHWSGVQNRRNSYEDGVYGTTCPIPPGQNFTYILQMKDQIGSFFYFPSLAFHKAAGGFGGIKILSRPLIPVPFDPPADDYTVLIGDWYKSNHTALKAILDKGHKLPFPDGILINGRGPNVTSFTVQQGKIYRLRICNVGLQNSLNFRIQGHKMKVVEVEGTHTLQVSYSSLDIHLGQCMSVLVTADQQPQDYYIVVSSRFTSTVLTTTGFLRYANSNRPASGPLPGGPTTQIDWSLNQARSIRTNLTASGPRPNPQGSYHYGMINTSRTIRLASSAGQVNRKQRYAINSVSFVPADTPIKLADFFQISGVYHVGSIPDAPNGRGVYLDTSVMQTDYRTFIEIVFENYEDIVQSYHLNGYSFWVVGMDGGQWTSASRNQYNLRDAVSRCTVQVYPKSWTAIYIALDNVGMWQLRSEFWARQYLGQQFYLRVYTTSTSLRDEYPIPKNALLCGRAKGRHTRPL is encoded by the exons ATGGCGCCGCTGCTGAAGCTAGCGGTTGTGTTCGCGTGTTTCGCCATCGCCGCCGCCGAGAGTCCCTACAGATTCTACACATGGAATGTCACTTACGGTACCATTTATCCTCTCGGCGTTCCCCAACAG GGGATTTTGATAAACGGACAATTCCCAGGGCCTGATATCTACTCAGTCACCAATGATAATATCATTGTCAATGTATTCAACAGCTTAGATGAGCCCTTCCTCATCCACTG gagTGGGGTCCAAAATAGGAGAAATTCATACGAAGATGGAGTGTATGGGACAACATGCCCAATTCCTCCAGGTCAGAACTTCACATACATTCTTCAAATGAAGGATCAAATTGGGAGCTTCTTCTACTTCCCATCCTTGGCTTTCCACAAGGCTGCTGGTGGTTTTGGAGGCATTAAGATCTTAAGCAGGCCCTTAATCCCTGTCCCCTTCGATCCTCCTGCCGATGATTACACCGTCTTGATTGGAGATTGGTACAAGTCTAACCACACT GCATTGAAGGCAATTCTTGACAAGGGCCATAAGTTGCCGTTTCCTGATGGAATTCTCATCAACGGCCGTGGCCCCAATGTTACATCTTTCACCGTGCAACAAG GAAAGATTTACCGGCTCAGGATATGCAACGTCGGATTACAGAACTCACTCAATTTCCGCATCCAAGGACACAAGATGAAGGTTGTTGAAGTGGAAGGAACACACACGTTGCAAGTCAGCTACTCGTCCCTTGATATTCATCTTGGACAATGCATGTCAGTTCTTGTAACGGCAGATCAGCAACCTCAGGACTACTACATTGTAGTCTCGTCCCGTTTCACCTCTACGGTTCTCACCACCACCGGTTTTCTCCGTTACGCCAACTCAAATCGCCCTGCTTCTGGTCCACTACCCGGTGGCCCAACCACTCAGATTGATTGGTCCCTAAACCAGGCTCGTTCCATCAG GACTAACCTTACAGCAAGTGGACCAAGACCTAATCCTCAGGGTTCATACCACTACGGCATGATAAACACCTCAAGAACTATTAGGCTTGCAAGCTCTGCAGGCCAGGTGAACCGCAAACAGAGATATGCAATCAACAGTGTGTCTTTTGTTCCGGCTGACACGCCTATAAAACTTGCCGACTTTTTCCAAATAAGTGGAGTTTACCATGTTGGGAGCATCCCTGATGCTCCTAATGGTCGAGGAGTATACCTCGATACATCAGTGATGCAGACCGACTACAGAACATTCATCGAAATTGTTTTCGAAAACTATGAAGATATTGTGCAGAGCTATCACCTCAACGGCTACTCCTTCTGGGTAGTAGG AATGGATGGAGGGCAATGGACTTCAGCTAGTAGGAACCAGTACAATCTTCGTGATGCAGTCTCCCGTTGCACGGTCCAG GTGTATCCCAAGTCATGGACAGCCATTTACATCGCACTCGACAACGTGGGAATGTGGCAATTGAGATCAGAGTTCTGGGCCCGACAATACCTCGGACAACAATTCTATCTCAGAGTTTACACGACATCAACCTCATTAAGAGACGAGTACCCAATCCCCAAGAATGCACTTCTCTGCGGCAGGGCAAAGGGCAGGCACACACGGCCCCTTTAA
- the LOC105178061 gene encoding T-complex protein 1 subunit beta — protein MAVDKLFKDEATEEKGERARMASFIGAMAIADLVKTTLGPKGMDKILQSTGRGHSVTVTNDGATILKSLHIDNPAAKVLVDISKVQDDEVGDGTTSVVVLAGELLREAEKLVNAKIHPMTIISGYRMAAECSRNALLEKVVDNKLDAEKFKADLMKIAMTTLSSKILSQDKEHFAKLAVDAVMRLKGSTNLEAIQIIKKPGGSLKESFLDEGFILDKKIGVGQPKRIENAKILVANTAMDTDKVKIYGARVRVDSMAKVAEIEVAEKEKMREKVQKIINHGINCFVNRQLIYNFPEELFADAGVLAIEHADFDGIERLALVTGGEIASTFDNPESVKLGHCKLIEEIMIGEDRLIHFSGVELGQACTIVLRGASPHMLDEAERSLHDALCVLSQTVNDSRVLLGGGWPEMVMAKAVDELARKTPGKRSHAIEAFSRALVAIPTTIADNAGLDSAELVAQLRAEHHKEGSTAGIDVISGCVGDMAELGISEAFKVKQAVLLSATEAAEMILRVDEIITCAPRRREDRM, from the exons ATGGCG GttgataaactttttaaagATGAGGCTACTGAAGAAAAGGGTGAACGTGCCAGAATG GCCTCCTTTATTGGAGCAATGGCAATTGCTGACTTGGTTAAGACAACCTTGGGACCTAAGGGGATG GATAAGATTTTGCAATCTACTGGCAGAGGACACAGTGTGACTGTCACAAATGATGGGGCAACCATCTTAAAGTCCCTGCACATTGACAACCCTGCTGCCAAAGTCCTTGTTG acatctcAAAAGTCCAAGATGATGAAGTTGGTGATGGTACAACTTCAGTTGTTGTTTTAGCTGGGGAGCTTCTGAGGGAGGCAGAGAAGCTGGTGAATGCCAAAATTCATCCAATGACTATTATTTCAG GGTATCGTATGGCAGCTGAATGTTCTAGAAATGCTTTGCTGGAGAAGGTCGTGGATAACAAACTGGATGCAG AGAAATTCAAGGCAGACTTGATGAAGATTGCAATGACTACTTTGAGCTCCAAAATTCTCTCTCAGGACAAAGAACATTTTGCAAAACTAGCTGTTGATGCTGTTATGAGGCTAAAG GGGAGTACAAATTTGGAGGCGATTCAGATCATAAAGAAGCCTGGAGGTTCACTGAAAGAATCATTTTTAGATGAGGG TTTCattttagacaaaaaaattggtgttggCCAACCAAAGCGGATTGAGAATGCAAAGATTCTGGTGGCAAATACTGCAATGGATACagataaagtaaaaatttatggGGCACGTGTTCGTGTTGATTCTATGGCTAAGGTTGCTGAGATTGAAGTAgctgaaaaggaaaagatgagGGAAAAGGTGCAAAAGATTATCAATCATGGGATAAACTGCTTTGTTAACCGGCAGTTGATTTACAATTTCCCAGAAGAACTATTTGCTGATGCTGGAGTGCTTGCAATAGAGCATGCTGATTTTGATGGTATTGAGCGACTTGCTCTTGTTACCGGCGGTGAGATAGCATCAACATTTGACAATCCGGAGTCTGTTAAGCTTGGGCACTGCAAACTCattgaagaaattatgattGGTGAGGACAGGTTAATCCACTTTTCCGGGGTTGAACTGGGTCAGGCATGTACCATTGTACTGCGTGGTGCAAG CCCGCATATGCTGGATGAAGCTGAAAGATCTCTGCATGATGCTTTGTGCGTGCTATCGCAGACAGTAAATGACAGCAGAGTTTTACTTGGAGGTGGGTGGCCTGAGATGGTGATGGCAAAGGCAGTTGATGAACTTGCCAGGAAGACTCCAGGGAAAAGGTCTCATGCCATTGAAGCATTTTCTCGGGCACTTGTGGCTATTCCAACTACCATTGCAGACAATGCCGGTTTGGACAGTGCTGAATTGGTTGCTCAACTTCGCGCAGAGCACCATAAGGAGGGAAGTACTGCTGGGATTGATGTCATATCTGGATGT GTTGGAGATATGGCAGAGCTAGGAATATCTGAGGCATTCAAAGTTAAGCAGGCGGTATTGCTCTCAGCAACTGAAGCAGCTGAGATGATTCTGAGGGTTGATGAAATCATCACTTGCGCTCCACGAAGGAGAGAAGACAGAATGTGA